DNA sequence from the Sphingomonas bisphenolicum genome:
CCTACACGATCAGTGGCATGGGGCACGGCACACCACTCAAGACCGACGGGCCGGACGCTTGCGGCGTGAGCGGACCTTATATGCTGGACGTCGGCATTTCATCGACACGTCACATAGCCCGCAGTTGGGGGTTATTGCAGGCTGAGCAGCCCATGCATCGGCAGGAGCATCGCATGGAAGCAGCACCGGAGCCGGCGCGCGCCAAAGCAGGCGTCGGCGCGATCATCGAAGACGCCCTGCGTTCAGCTGGCCTGATGCGTTAAAACATTTGATCGGAAGTTCAGCTTGGCCACGAGTTCCGAACCGCTTGTTTCAGTGGCCATCAAGAAGGTCTCGCACCTTCGACGCCAGCGTCGTGTAAGTGAAGGGTTTCGTGAGCAGGTCAACGCCGGCCTCCAGCCGGCCGTCGCGCGTGATCGCGTCGCGCGTATATCCCGACGTGTAAAGGACGCCCAACCCGGGCTGCAATGCCTTGGCGGCGTCGGCAAGTTGGCTTCCCGACATTTTCGGCATCACGACGTCCGTCAGAAGCAGAGCAATGACGGGATCGGCGCGTTCGAGCAGTTTGAGCGCGGTTGAACCGTCATGCGCCTCTATGACGCGATAGCCCAGTTCCCTCAATATTCCGACGGTGTAGGCGCGGACATCGTCATCATCTTCCACCACCAGGATGGATTCGTGACCTCCCGCCTGTTCGTCTACAGGCACGACATCGGCGGCGAGGGCTGCGCTGTGACCCAGGTAGCGCTGAAGAAACAGCGTGATCGTCGTACCGCACCCAGGGGTGGACAGTATCTGGATATGACCGCCGGATTGCTTGACGAAGCCATAGACCATCGAGAGGCCGAGGCCCGTGCCCTTGCCTACTTCCTTGGTCGTGAAAAAGGGATCGAATACTTTCTCCACCGTCTCTGGCGCCATGCCGATACCGTCGTCCACGACGCTGATTGCGACATAATCGCCCGCGGGGGCATCGGACACGGCGTCGGGGGCCAGCGTGACGTTCCTGGCTTCGATCGTCAGCGCGCCGCCATCGGGCATGGCATCGCGCGCATTGACCGCCAGATTGAGAATGACGTTTTCGAGCTGATTGGGATCGGCCTCGACGGTCCAGAGGTCGGCTGCCGGCACGATCTGGATCGCGATCGATTCCGAGATCGAGCGCGTCAGCAGATCTGCCATGCCCGTCAGCAGCCGCTCGATGTCGATCGACTTGGGATCGAGGGGCTGGCGACGGGAGAAGGCGAGAAGGCGCTGCACGAGCGCGGCGGCACGGTCCGCGCCCTTCAGCGCGTTTTCGAGCGCACGCTTGGCGCGGGGATCGGCGCCCGGATCGAACCGGCGGATGACCGTGTCAATATTGCCGATGATGATCGTCAGAAGATTGTTGAAATCATGCGCGATGCCGCCAGTGAGATTGCCGACCGCTTCCATCTTCTGCGCCTGGCGCAAAGCATCCTCGACCGCCTGCCGCTCCGCTACCGCCTGCTCGACTCGCGTCTCGAGCGTTTCGTTGAGATCGCGGAGCGCTGCCTCCTGCGCCTTCGTAGCCGTCACGTCATAAATGACGCCGATCAGGCGATAGCCGCCATTGTCCTTGTCGCGCACGATCTCGCCACGCCGGGCAATCCATCTTTCCTCGCCATCGTCGCTTCGGACGACGCAGAAGCTGCCGTCCAGCGTGTCCGGCGGTCCACCGCGATGGGCTTCGGGGATGAGATCGGGCTCGTCCTTGTTCTTCAGGACGGAATTGATCGTCCGCACCGGCAGGGTTGTGGCGGGGTGGAGGCCGAGCAGTCGGCAGAATTCGCCTGACACCGTCGCGGTCGCATAGCCGTCGGAATATTCGAAGGTACCGACACCCCCGGCGGATTGTGCGATGCGCAGCCGCTCTTCGGTCCGTTTGCGCTCTGTCACGTCCACCAGCAGGCCGGTGAAACGGACAGGCATGTCTTGCTCGTCGAAATGCGCCTGACCCCGGCCGTGCATCCACAGCGTCTCGCCATCGGGCGCGACCACACGAAATTCCTTCGAGAAGCGCTCCGCGCCGGCGGTCATGCCGGTTACCGCGATCTTGATCCGCGCCTGGTCCTCGGGGTGGATCGCCTTGAAGAAAAGGCGCGTGGGCAAGACACGCTGCGCGTCTGCAGGATCAAGGCCGTATAGCTCGGCAAAACGCGCGTCGATGCGCAGTTCGCCGGCCACGACGTCCCAGTCCCAAGTGCCGCTCGCCCCTGCGGCGGCGAGGATCGCGCGGACATCGTCTCCTGCATCCGCCCCGGCGAGCATCAGTCCGTGTCACCCACGATAGTGGCGATGAACTCTTCAAGCAGCTCCTTCAGGACGCCGAGCGACGGCAAGTCCATGATCATCGCGATGTAACCGCGTATGTCATGCTTGCGGACGGCGAAATCGATATAGAGAAACAAGACGAGGCCTTCCGACGCGCCGTCTTCGTTGACCTCGAACAGCATGGCGCCCGAACCGCGAAGGACTTCCGGTATGGTCATCGTCAGCGACCGCCTGAGCATGTTGGCCATGGTCGCAAGGCAGCTGT
Encoded proteins:
- a CDS encoding hybrid sensor histidine kinase/response regulator — its product is MLAGADAGDDVRAILAAAGASGTWDWDVVAGELRIDARFAELYGLDPADAQRVLPTRLFFKAIHPEDQARIKIAVTGMTAGAERFSKEFRVVAPDGETLWMHGRGQAHFDEQDMPVRFTGLLVDVTERKRTEERLRIAQSAGGVGTFEYSDGYATATVSGEFCRLLGLHPATTLPVRTINSVLKNKDEPDLIPEAHRGGPPDTLDGSFCVVRSDDGEERWIARRGEIVRDKDNGGYRLIGVIYDVTATKAQEAALRDLNETLETRVEQAVAERQAVEDALRQAQKMEAVGNLTGGIAHDFNNLLTIIIGNIDTVIRRFDPGADPRAKRALENALKGADRAAALVQRLLAFSRRQPLDPKSIDIERLLTGMADLLTRSISESIAIQIVPAADLWTVEADPNQLENVILNLAVNARDAMPDGGALTIEARNVTLAPDAVSDAPAGDYVAISVVDDGIGMAPETVEKVFDPFFTTKEVGKGTGLGLSMVYGFVKQSGGHIQILSTPGCGTTITLFLQRYLGHSAALAADVVPVDEQAGGHESILVVEDDDDVRAYTVGILRELGYRVIEAHDGSTALKLLERADPVIALLLTDVVMPKMSGSQLADAAKALQPGLGVLYTSGYTRDAITRDGRLEAGVDLLTKPFTYTTLASKVRDLLDGH